A part of Bacillota bacterium genomic DNA contains:
- a CDS encoding DsbA family protein: MKSETRFLLIMLGFVLILGAGLAALNFYTRPPQLPEPKPVEIKLSDLVIPGRPEKGNPNATVVVVEFSDMQCPSCRRGNETMEQLLLKYDGKIRVIFRHYPLDIHPKARLFAQAAEAAHRQGKFWEMQDLIFNEQDASEKRLEEFARSLGLNMEQFRKDMKSKEVQEAIVNDLVTAQRYGVTSTPTYFLFVGEKGQMIQGHLTLAAEMQKVMEGD; this comes from the coding sequence ATGAAGTCGGAGACCCGTTTTCTGTTAATTATGCTGGGGTTTGTTCTGATTTTAGGCGCGGGATTGGCGGCGCTGAATTTCTACACCCGTCCACCGCAACTCCCCGAACCGAAACCCGTGGAGATTAAACTCAGTGACCTGGTGATACCGGGCAGACCTGAGAAAGGCAATCCCAACGCGACGGTGGTTGTCGTAGAGTTCAGCGATATGCAGTGTCCTTCCTGCCGTCGGGGGAATGAGACCATGGAGCAGTTACTACTGAAGTACGACGGTAAAATCCGTGTGATATTCCGGCACTATCCACTGGACATCCACCCGAAGGCACGGCTGTTCGCGCAGGCGGCTGAGGCAGCACACCGACAGGGCAAGTTCTGGGAGATGCAGGACCTCATCTTCAACGAACAGGACGCCAGCGAGAAGCGTCTGGAAGAGTTTGCACGCTCGCTGGGCTTGAATATGGAACAGTTCCGCAAGGACATGAAAAGCAAGGAAGTGCAGGAGGCGATTGTCAACGACCTGGTCACAGCACAGCGATATGGAGTGACCTCGACACCGACTTACTTCCTGTTTGTGGGAGAGAAGGGTCAGATGATTCAGGGACACCTGACCCTCGCCGCGGAGATGCAGAAGGTGATGGAGGGCGACTGA
- a CDS encoding vitamin K epoxide reductase family protein encodes MNGTNINRVMFALAVTGLVIAGLLWYWHVQNAEIPCTNAGCDQVAKHPASRLFGIPVAAYGTLFYLSFALLCALRPSVSAEHQRLFAHLLLLWGTVGFLVSLYLTYLELFVIHAICQWCLASAIIATALFVLSLLAWRQPHLITTPSEA; translated from the coding sequence ATGAACGGTACCAATATCAACCGTGTGATGTTCGCGCTCGCCGTAACGGGGCTGGTTATCGCAGGGCTACTGTGGTACTGGCATGTGCAGAACGCCGAAATCCCCTGCACGAACGCCGGTTGCGACCAGGTAGCCAAACACCCTGCATCTCGCCTTTTTGGCATACCCGTCGCCGCCTACGGCACGCTGTTCTATCTGTCCTTCGCCCTGCTGTGTGCCCTGCGACCATCGGTGTCCGCAGAACATCAGAGGCTGTTTGCGCACCTGCTGTTGCTGTGGGGCACGGTGGGCTTTCTGGTTTCACTGTATCTTACCTACCTGGAGCTGTTCGTCATTCACGCGATTTGCCAGTGGTGCCTGGCGTCTGCTATAATCGCTACGGCACTGTTTGTGCTGAGCTTGCTGGCGTGGCGACAGCCGCATCTCATAACCACACCATCTGAGGCATAG
- the guaB gene encoding IMP dehydrogenase yields the protein MAHHIREGLSFDDVLLEPRGTEITPDLVDTSTRLVADIILRVPVVSSPMDTVTEARMAIAIAREGGVGVIHRNMSIERQAEEVDKVKRSEHGIIVHPISLSPHDTIRDALAIMERYHISGVPITNEEGVLVGILTNRDIRFEQNFDRRIDEVMTKEGLITAPVGTTLEQAQEILQEHRIEKLPIVDEHFHLRGLITIKDILKIRQYPQATKDSKGRLRVGAAVGPLRQTLERVSALVDAGVDFVVVDSAHGHSAGVINAVKAIKRAYPNLPVVAGNVATKEGTRALIEAGADCIRVGIGAGSICTTRVVAGVGVPQLTAIMDCAEEAAKYDIPTIADGGIRWSGDITKALAAGASCVMVGNLLAGTEEAPGEVVLYQGRAYKDYRGMGSIGAMQEGSSDRYYQQRVDRFVPEGVEGRVPYKGPVSETIYQLVGGVRSGMGYLGARTLEELRQNARFIRITNAGLRESHPHDIWIVKEPPNYASGWGSGQLSSED from the coding sequence ATGGCACATCACATACGCGAGGGTCTCAGTTTCGACGACGTATTGCTGGAACCGCGCGGTACGGAGATAACCCCCGACCTCGTGGACACCTCTACACGCCTGGTAGCGGACATCATTCTGCGCGTGCCTGTTGTCAGCTCGCCGATGGATACGGTGACGGAAGCGCGCATGGCTATCGCTATCGCGCGAGAGGGCGGTGTGGGCGTCATACACCGCAACATGAGCATCGAGCGTCAGGCGGAGGAGGTGGATAAAGTCAAGCGTTCGGAGCACGGCATTATCGTTCACCCCATCTCTCTCAGCCCCCACGATACCATCCGCGATGCGCTCGCCATCATGGAACGCTACCATATCTCCGGCGTGCCCATCACGAACGAGGAAGGCGTGCTGGTAGGCATCCTCACCAACCGTGACATCCGCTTTGAGCAGAACTTCGACCGGCGCATCGACGAGGTCATGACGAAGGAGGGGCTGATTACCGCGCCTGTGGGCACCACCCTGGAGCAGGCTCAAGAGATACTGCAGGAACACCGCATCGAGAAGCTGCCTATTGTGGACGAACATTTCCACCTGCGAGGACTGATTACCATTAAGGACATCCTGAAAATCCGCCAGTACCCCCAGGCGACGAAAGACAGCAAAGGACGTTTGCGCGTAGGGGCAGCGGTGGGCCCGCTTCGCCAGACTCTGGAACGGGTGAGTGCGCTGGTCGATGCAGGGGTGGACTTTGTGGTGGTGGACTCGGCGCACGGACATTCTGCGGGCGTCATCAACGCGGTGAAAGCCATCAAGCGTGCATATCCGAACCTGCCGGTAGTTGCGGGCAACGTGGCGACCAAAGAAGGTACCCGCGCCCTGATTGAAGCAGGAGCGGACTGCATCCGCGTGGGCATTGGCGCAGGCTCCATCTGCACCACGCGCGTGGTAGCGGGGGTGGGTGTGCCACAGCTGACCGCGATTATGGACTGTGCCGAAGAAGCGGCGAAGTATGATATACCCACTATCGCCGACGGCGGTATCCGCTGGTCGGGTGACATCACCAAAGCGCTGGCAGCAGGGGCTTCCTGTGTGATGGTCGGGAACCTGCTGGCGGGCACCGAAGAGGCGCCCGGCGAGGTGGTGCTCTATCAGGGACGAGCCTACAAGGACTATCGTGGTATGGGTTCTATCGGCGCGATGCAGGAGGGCAGCAGTGACCGTTACTACCAGCAGCGCGTCGACCGTTTCGTGCCGGAGGGCGTGGAAGGGCGCGTCCCCTACAAGGGACCCGTTTCGGAAACCATCTACCAGCTGGTGGGCGGAGTTCGCTCCGGCATGGGCTATCTGGGCGCGAGAACGCTGGAAGAGTTGCGACAGAACGCGCGCTTCATCCGTATTACTAATGCGGGATTGCGCGAAAGCCACCCGCACGACATCTGGATTGTGAAGGAGCCACCCAACTACGCTTCCGGTTGGGGCAGCGGGCAGCTTTCGTCAGAAGATTAG
- a CDS encoding tetratricopeptide repeat protein yields the protein MALRAASTHQEERVIRRVKWAFGGTGAALGAILLFPVHPLAAAVGSLIGAFAGVLFAYRKAVVALARKWSLEDPPRTSRAAFAFYLAALKCNHLDDISRTRLERCLVEADVDAGVFSVGRVGVYRRRFTVQPDDPGPAFLLAAAYKQGWLPQDEQMIPVWVRVVREEWKEHPLWERFGLSRSKMLEELANTIVREGNVTPECVEVVSQAYTENPRNQSWLTYLARAYPPRTDPQALKVYYAFFKHAPRDAANTHFLAEWVSGHLQGKPWEAEVLRAAIALGGDARQRYVTALARCQMLMHCYDEDALPVYREAFAQNPEDMHTFAALVTALARNNVYDEQAEDLYQRAIKNEKALAPVVEEIGGDIRDVQCALAHCLAQRGAQTKTAISLYARAFEHNPSDVAVAYAYAQALSKAEDYSQKALGVYAVAHKNYPDDAEILVALAKAYAQNGVTNHEATYVYQKVLHARKEWPGMCESVAALYAGEKRPPELAVQLWKRLAEEQPQNARVRKWIAAEYLRRREAKNALTYYQMAAEIAPDDFEAQLMTGKLLLEYTNDLNGALQALQAAVALQPLNLEANLLLGDTLARLEVYPAALMVFEHVLDNIDSDNVHALRMAAQMKHLTDHDVLAAVKMYERAVTLEPENIEVWKEFAEFTKDHGMVDREIRALETLTRLDPRESAHHVRLGELYVIDGDFRRAEEHLRQAIALGAQGTAVFTLLGEVATRVRRSA from the coding sequence ATGGCTTTACGGGCGGCTTCGACGCATCAGGAAGAGCGCGTTATCCGTCGTGTGAAATGGGCATTTGGAGGTACCGGAGCTGCACTTGGCGCAATACTACTCTTCCCCGTTCACCCCTTGGCGGCTGCAGTGGGAAGCCTGATTGGCGCTTTCGCCGGGGTGCTGTTCGCATACCGCAAGGCGGTAGTGGCTCTGGCGCGCAAATGGTCGCTGGAAGACCCACCCCGTACCAGCCGGGCGGCTTTCGCCTTCTATCTCGCCGCCTTGAAGTGTAACCATCTGGACGATATCAGCCGAACCCGACTGGAAAGATGTCTGGTGGAGGCAGACGTTGACGCCGGCGTCTTCTCCGTCGGCCGGGTGGGAGTGTACCGCCGTCGTTTTACCGTACAACCCGATGACCCCGGACCGGCTTTTCTGCTGGCGGCAGCATACAAGCAGGGCTGGCTTCCACAGGATGAGCAGATGATCCCGGTATGGGTGCGGGTAGTTCGTGAGGAGTGGAAAGAGCACCCCCTGTGGGAACGATTTGGACTGTCGCGTAGCAAGATGCTGGAGGAGCTTGCCAACACCATTGTGCGCGAGGGTAATGTCACCCCGGAGTGCGTCGAGGTAGTGTCACAAGCCTACACCGAGAACCCCCGAAACCAGAGTTGGCTGACCTACCTGGCGCGCGCCTACCCGCCCCGTACCGACCCGCAGGCTCTGAAGGTGTATTATGCCTTCTTCAAGCACGCGCCCCGTGATGCCGCCAACACGCACTTTCTGGCAGAATGGGTATCCGGACACCTGCAGGGCAAACCGTGGGAGGCAGAGGTGCTGCGCGCAGCGATTGCCCTGGGCGGAGACGCGCGTCAACGCTACGTGACCGCTCTGGCAAGATGCCAGATGCTGATGCACTGTTACGATGAAGATGCCCTGCCGGTATATCGCGAAGCATTTGCCCAGAACCCGGAGGATATGCACACCTTCGCCGCGCTGGTAACCGCATTGGCGCGAAACAACGTGTACGATGAGCAGGCAGAAGACCTTTACCAGCGAGCCATCAAGAATGAAAAAGCACTTGCGCCCGTTGTGGAGGAGATAGGCGGCGATATCCGGGATGTGCAGTGCGCGTTGGCGCATTGCCTTGCCCAGCGTGGAGCGCAAACGAAAACAGCCATCAGCCTCTACGCCAGAGCATTTGAACACAACCCATCAGACGTCGCTGTGGCCTACGCCTATGCTCAGGCTCTGTCGAAGGCAGAGGACTACTCCCAGAAGGCACTGGGAGTGTACGCGGTTGCCCATAAAAACTACCCGGACGACGCAGAGATACTGGTCGCGCTGGCAAAGGCGTACGCGCAAAACGGCGTGACCAACCACGAAGCCACTTATGTCTACCAGAAGGTGCTGCACGCTCGCAAAGAGTGGCCCGGCATGTGCGAGAGCGTCGCCGCGCTGTATGCCGGAGAAAAACGTCCACCCGAGCTGGCAGTGCAGCTGTGGAAGCGTCTGGCAGAAGAGCAACCGCAGAACGCCCGGGTGCGCAAGTGGATTGCTGCCGAGTATCTGCGACGACGGGAGGCGAAGAACGCCCTCACCTACTACCAGATGGCTGCGGAAATCGCACCCGACGATTTTGAGGCGCAGCTGATGACCGGCAAACTCCTGCTGGAATACACGAACGACCTCAACGGCGCACTGCAGGCACTGCAGGCGGCTGTCGCGCTGCAACCCTTAAATCTCGAGGCGAATCTGCTGCTGGGCGATACTCTGGCGCGACTGGAGGTGTATCCCGCTGCGCTGATGGTGTTCGAACATGTGCTGGACAACATCGACAGCGACAACGTACATGCCCTGCGCATGGCAGCGCAAATGAAACACCTGACCGACCACGATGTACTCGCAGCTGTCAAGATGTATGAACGTGCGGTCACCCTCGAGCCCGAAAACATCGAGGTTTGGAAAGAGTTTGCGGAGTTCACCAAAGACCACGGTATGGTGGACCGGGAAATCCGCGCTCTGGAGACGCTCACTCGCCTGGACCCGCGCGAGAGTGCGCATCACGTGCGATTGGGAGAGCTGTACGTGATTGACGGCGATTTCCGACGCGCAGAGGAGCACCTCCGACAGGCGATTGCACTGGGCGCGCAGGGTACTGCGGTATTTACCCTGCTGGGTGAGGTGGCCACTCGCGTGCGGCGTAGCGCGTAA
- a CDS encoding MvaI/BcnI restriction endonuclease family protein → MTPEIVSKEDLIAKIRLIAERGWHRSVKHTINTRNDGAVGNTLEALLGIRENNLPIPNAQEWEIKAQRKASTSLVTLKHVEPSPRACKIVTMVLLPVYGWRHPLAGKRYDEEEMSFRQTLRASQFTDRGFTIVVDRHARKIRVLFDPEKVNTAVPEIATWLEEVIARGGGTLNPEPFWAFDDLGPLIAQKLRNCFYVVADSKIEDGHEWFQFKELYLLSGFSFERFLQAVETGDVLIDFDARTKHNHGTKFRLRQGAWPSLYTNVQCIFTLD, encoded by the coding sequence ATGACACCAGAGATTGTCTCCAAAGAGGATTTAATCGCAAAAATACGATTGATCGCCGAACGGGGATGGCACCGTAGCGTCAAACACACCATCAACACGCGCAACGACGGAGCGGTAGGTAATACCCTCGAGGCTTTACTCGGTATTCGTGAGAACAACCTGCCAATCCCTAACGCACAGGAGTGGGAGATTAAAGCGCAGCGCAAAGCCTCTACCTCGCTGGTAACCTTGAAACATGTGGAACCCTCTCCGCGCGCCTGTAAAATTGTCACTATGGTACTTTTGCCTGTGTATGGGTGGCGCCACCCTCTTGCCGGCAAGAGGTACGACGAAGAGGAGATGAGCTTCAGACAGACGCTCCGCGCCTCACAGTTTACTGACAGAGGGTTTACCATCGTGGTCGACCGACACGCAAGGAAAATAAGGGTCTTGTTCGACCCTGAGAAGGTGAACACTGCTGTCCCCGAAATAGCAACATGGCTGGAAGAGGTTATTGCCCGCGGCGGAGGCACCCTGAACCCGGAGCCTTTCTGGGCGTTCGACGACCTCGGCCCTTTAATCGCTCAGAAGCTGCGCAACTGTTTTTACGTCGTCGCCGATAGCAAAATAGAAGATGGACACGAATGGTTTCAGTTCAAGGAGCTTTACCTTCTATCCGGCTTTAGCTTCGAGCGTTTTCTGCAAGCGGTCGAGACGGGGGATGTGTTGATAGACTTTGACGCGCGAACCAAACACAATCACGGCACAAAATTCCGTCTTCGCCAGGGAGCATGGCCCAGTTTGTATACCAATGTGCAGTGCATCTTTACTCTGGATTAA
- a CDS encoding site-specific DNA-methyltransferase, with translation METNRLQSVQRLPEAIYPDSPLYRQPLPIASARLCDCKPTHLSCLPPAEWVKCQVGVWQFSYEGRDIRDKSVHPAVFPIALARRVIELFTHRGELVLDPFVGSGTTLVAAQDLDRNAVGFDLQEKYIALCAQRLRTSLPLGNTQQVAVQDDARHIPLYLQAGTVKLIWTSPPYANLLNRPRKNKSRRHRKNEQYGKVEQYSQDERDLGTMALEEYTQAMGDIFESLLPLLQPRAHCVINVPDMWWEDERITIHIALVEELRRRGYELRNIIIWDRRNLVNGIGIFGYPSNYITMGTTFEYLLDFWRPE, from the coding sequence ATGGAGACAAACCGTCTGCAAAGCGTGCAGCGTTTACCGGAGGCTATCTATCCGGACAGTCCGCTGTACCGTCAGCCTCTGCCGATAGCCAGCGCGCGCCTGTGCGACTGCAAGCCCACGCATCTCAGCTGTCTGCCACCTGCGGAATGGGTGAAGTGCCAGGTGGGGGTCTGGCAGTTTTCCTACGAGGGGCGCGATATTCGGGATAAGAGCGTACATCCGGCGGTCTTTCCCATCGCGCTCGCGCGACGGGTGATCGAACTGTTTACCCATCGTGGAGAGCTGGTACTCGACCCGTTTGTAGGCAGCGGCACCACCCTGGTCGCCGCTCAAGACCTCGACCGGAATGCGGTCGGCTTTGACCTCCAGGAAAAGTACATTGCGCTCTGCGCACAAAGACTGCGCACCTCACTTCCGCTCGGCAATACCCAGCAAGTGGCCGTTCAGGACGATGCGCGTCATATTCCCCTGTACCTGCAGGCAGGCACAGTAAAACTGATATGGACGTCGCCTCCTTATGCGAACCTGCTCAATCGCCCGCGCAAGAACAAATCCAGAAGACACCGCAAGAACGAGCAGTACGGGAAGGTAGAACAGTACAGTCAGGATGAGCGTGACCTCGGCACCATGGCGCTGGAGGAATACACACAGGCAATGGGGGATATTTTTGAATCGCTGTTGCCTCTGTTGCAGCCCAGGGCACACTGCGTCATCAACGTGCCCGACATGTGGTGGGAGGACGAACGCATCACCATACACATTGCCCTTGTCGAAGAGCTGCGCCGGCGTGGTTACGAGCTGCGCAACATCATTATCTGGGACCGACGCAATCTGGTAAACGGCATTGGTATCTTCGGATATCCTTCGAACTACATTACGATGGGCACCACTTTTGAATATCTGCTGGACTTTTGGCGACCAGAATGA
- a CDS encoding DUF362 domain-containing protein yields MNRREMLQWLGLAGLAAVAGCSGRSNGQVGAQKPLDSAKSEHVKRVQNIVTVASRGSVKEMVERAIRPLGGIEKFVKPGDTVVLKPNAAWLRTPEQAANTNPEVIAALIEMCRAAGAKRILIAEHTCDEPATVCFEMSGIRRVADAGGAIIVNANHKGMYRPVQIAGAKVLNQTEVVRDVLEADCFINVPVAKDHSATRLTLGLKNLMGIVWERQSWHVQGLHESIGDFALAVKPHLTIIDATRILVTKGPKGPGEVRQPNQVIAAVDPVAADAFATTLFGLKPEDIGYIMHAHQLGVGEARLNRLNITRV; encoded by the coding sequence ATGAATCGGCGAGAGATGTTGCAATGGCTGGGTCTGGCAGGTTTGGCGGCGGTAGCCGGTTGTTCCGGGCGAAGTAACGGACAGGTCGGCGCACAGAAACCGCTGGATAGTGCCAAAAGCGAACACGTGAAGCGGGTGCAAAATATCGTGACGGTTGCCTCACGCGGCAGCGTGAAGGAGATGGTAGAGCGTGCCATTCGCCCGCTGGGGGGCATCGAAAAGTTCGTGAAGCCGGGCGATACCGTCGTGCTGAAGCCGAATGCGGCATGGCTGCGTACCCCCGAACAGGCGGCGAATACCAACCCCGAAGTCATCGCCGCACTCATCGAAATGTGCAGAGCGGCAGGAGCGAAACGCATCCTGATTGCCGAGCATACCTGCGATGAACCCGCCACGGTTTGCTTCGAGATGAGCGGGATACGGCGTGTGGCGGACGCGGGCGGCGCCATCATCGTCAACGCCAACCACAAGGGGATGTACCGCCCTGTCCAAATCGCGGGCGCGAAGGTGTTGAATCAGACCGAAGTGGTGCGCGACGTGCTGGAAGCGGACTGCTTCATCAACGTGCCCGTTGCCAAAGACCACAGCGCCACCCGCCTGACGCTGGGACTGAAGAACCTGATGGGCATTGTGTGGGAGCGGCAGAGCTGGCACGTGCAGGGCTTACACGAATCCATCGGCGACTTTGCGCTGGCGGTGAAGCCACACCTGACCATCATCGACGCTACCCGCATTCTGGTCACCAAAGGGCCAAAAGGCCCGGGCGAAGTGCGACAACCCAATCAGGTTATCGCCGCGGTGGACCCGGTGGCGGCGGATGCCTTCGCCACCACGCTGTTCGGACTGAAACCAGAGGACATCGGTTACATCATGCACGCGCATCAGCTGGGCGTGGGCGAGGCACGCCTCAACCGCCTGAACATCACCAGGGTATAG